ATCGCGTTGACGGGCGAGACGGAGAAGGACTCGCTCGTCGACCGCCTGAAGAACATCACCGGGAAGGCCCTGGAGCAGAAGGTCGGCCGGACCGGTAGCGGGAAGCCGAGTCCGCAGTAACGCGCCGTGACGGCGTGGACGGCGTTCGCGTCGGTCGCGGGCGTCGTCACGGTTCTCTTGCTCGCGCTCTCGCACGCGACGAGCCAGCGCTTCGACGGACCGTCGGCGGACGACTCGGTCGACGCGGTCGGCGAGCGCGTGGACGCAGTCGGCGAGCACGTCGACGCGGTCGGGGAGTGCGAGGACGTCGCAGACGACAGCGTCGCCGAAGGCGGCGAGATGGGCGAGGTGCCGCGGCTCTCGCAGCCGCTGCTCCTTTTGAACGTCGCGCTCTCGCAGGGGGCGTTCGGGGTCGTGCTGGTCGTGGCGGCGGTGCTGGCGTCCGTGCCGCGTACGGCGCTGGGGGTCGCGGACCAGCACTTCTCGGTGCTCGCGGTCGTCCTCGGCGTCGCGTTCGGAACGGTACTGTACGCGGCGAACGAGGTTGGGGGGTCGGTCGCGGACGCGTACGGGTTCGGTCGCGGCGACGAGCTCCGCGAGTTGCTGGCGCCGGCGTCCCGAACGGGGTGGGTGATCCTCCTCGGTGGCGTGCTCCCGGTCGTCGCGACGTTCGAGGAACTGCTCTTTCGCGGTGTGCTCGTCGGGGCGTTCGCGGCCGGCGCGGGCGTGTCGCCGTGGCTGCTCGTCGTTCCGGCCTCGATCCTGTTCGGGCTCGGACACGGCACTCAGGGCCGGATGGGCGTCGTCGTCACGACTGCGCTCGGGGCGGTGCTCGCGGCCGCCTTCGTCGTCACGGGGAGCCTGCTGGTCGTCGTCGTCGCGCACTACCTCGTGAACGCCCTGGAGTTCGTCGTCCACGAGCACGAGCTCGGCCACGCGAGCGGTTGAGAGCGGTCGACCTCGAACCGACGGGTTGACGCCGCCGGCGTTCGCAGCACGGACCATGGCCGAGGACCGGACCGAGAGCGGCGACGGGGGCGACGGCGACGCGACCGCCGATACTGGGGGCGATCCGGCGGCTGCGGAACCGACGGCGGCGACCGAGTCCGGTGGGTGGCTGGTACTCGCCGTGCTCGTGGTCGG
Above is a genomic segment from Halorubellus sp. JP-L1 containing:
- a CDS encoding lysostaphin resistance A-like protein, which translates into the protein MTAWTAFASVAGVVTVLLLALSHATSQRFDGPSADDSVDAVGERVDAVGEHVDAVGECEDVADDSVAEGGEMGEVPRLSQPLLLLNVALSQGAFGVVLVVAAVLASVPRTALGVADQHFSVLAVVLGVAFGTVLYAANEVGGSVADAYGFGRGDELRELLAPASRTGWVILLGGVLPVVATFEELLFRGVLVGAFAAGAGVSPWLLVVPASILFGLGHGTQGRMGVVVTTALGAVLAAAFVVTGSLLVVVVAHYLVNALEFVVHEHELGHASG